From the genome of Brassica oleracea var. oleracea cultivar TO1000 chromosome C4, BOL, whole genome shotgun sequence:
ACCGAGCATAACCAGTGTGGGTGTAATTGGTTAGAACTAGTGTAGGTACCCGGTTAGGGATACAAACTGGTAATATCAATCCATCACGGGTACTATTTGGGTCGACCTTGCACTCAGAGAGAATGTCTTGGTAGTTCGATAACCGTGGAGGGACAGAACCAGGAGTAATTGTGCTGGCTGTGGTGTGGTTTGTGCATGGCTCATCTTCAAGCTTGTCGGCTATCTCATCTGCCACACAATCAGCTTTATCGTTCTTTGCAAAAGGTGGAACGCTTTGTGCAGTTCTGTAGCTGTTCAGTCCTTGAAGAAGATTATCCTCCTCCTCTACAAAATTCCAAAGACAGTGAAGAAGATATAGTACTAGAAGGATGCATCTATTAATACTGATAAGAAAAATGTAAATAACATGCAAACATGAAGAATAGTAAACATGAATGGGATGGAATTCTTCACTCATATATTTTGGGCTTTGAAATTTATGGCCAACAACCCCGAGAAAATTATATAATACAGCTATTCCTATGTAGCTGTAATCCATAAGAAGCAGATAACATCTTTAATCCAGGTAAATATGTTCTCCTCCCAATATAGAAATTGATAAATGGAATGACGCACGTGATTATTTATTTTGTTCTACGCGTTTTCACAAATACATAGCATAGTTACCCTACTAATAGCGAAGGAGAGAGAGATCGTACGGTTGCTGATAACATAAGTGGAAATCAAGGAGAATATGAGAAGATGAATGATGTATAGAGAGAGCGACATCTTGGTAATCATCAAGACCATTCCGCTTCAAAGAATTTTAGATTTGTTTTCTGGGTTCTCTGGTAATAAAACGAGAGCAAAGGCAAAGAGAATAAATCGTGTTGAGCTGTACCCTTTTTCATTTATAACATCTTCAGATTTAAAAATATTCTTTTCTTGATAAGATCCGCCAAAACTCGCA
Proteins encoded in this window:
- the LOC106341656 gene encoding uncharacterized GPI-anchored protein At3g06035, with the protein product MITKMSLSLYIIHLLIFSLISTYVISNQEEDNLLQGLNSYRTAQSVPPFAKNDKADCVADEIADKLEDEPCTNHTTASTITPGSVPPRLSNYQDILSECKVDPNSTRDGLILPVCIPNRVPTLVLTNYTHTGYARYLNDSRYVGAGVGSEKEWMVVVLTTSTPGGSFLTGEATSLRVMAGLGLMGLLFNCLLVL